The segment NNNNNNNNNNNNNNNNNNNNNNNNNNNNNNNNNNNNNNNNNNNNNNNNNNNNNNNNNNNNNNNNNNNNNNaatttactgtaatattaaaactaacaactcTACAGTCTCTAAATTTACAATGTTTCACGTTAGTAAGAcaaagacaacacatgcgggtgtagcatCATCTAActattaagttataacaattaatactaaataatttaaataattaaataatacctaaaagcTTTAACAAAGTTTGCAGCATTGTCTGTAACTATAAgagtagtttttttattaatttcaaattcattaaGAATTTTATCAATAGCttctgcaatattattatatgtaggtcTACCAATCATTCTTCTGCAAGCAAGTCCTTTGACCTTTAGAATGTCGATGCAACGTTAGAGGATCAATCCAATGTACAGTAAAGCCTATATatgatctaaaataataaaaattaatgaatataatatacaaaaacaaaatacaattattttgaatgatcTAACCTGTGAAATATACTCCAACAACCAGCTGTTAAgcacacatattttatgttttccaagtcatttattatttgtgaaatcatttgtttataaatgcatTGAACATTGCGCATTAATGTTCTTCTTGAAACAGGAACTTTATTGCAAGTAATTTTACAGTATCTTAAAAATGCAGGGTGCTCTATAAAAGAAAAAGGAGACACCGTACTAACTATAAGCTGCAAATTTGCAGCATCAAATTCAGCTTGAGTTAACTTTTTCACAGATATTTTCCCAACTTCTTCTATCTTATATTGTTTACTGCattgatttaaattgttgtttgaCCTTTTCTTTgcactgttattaaaattatccaaGTCGTTGGGATGTATAAgctatataaaaacattaaatattaggatgaagtcagcgcactatttgacatttgttttctctctcttttAAACATACCTAGCAAGTTTGCATTCACAAGAACAAAACTTATGTTGTTAGCtctaatgttaaatttaaattaacttgatctattataatcaaacataaagctaaaaatattatttgtatttgtatgatggaatttttataatattttaattttaatgcgatatattattaaatatatttttggactgtaatattttactacattgTCAAAcacaaatatgaattattataaataacacttTAACACTGTCTATACTAGTGTTACCTACTCTAATTACTATACATAAGCTAGTAACACAAGGTTGGTTCTAATGAACACAAATTTGCTGTGCTTACTTTAATATGTGTTCTTAGATTggaatttgaacattttgacgtaaattcctccacaaaattttgcaaacggcccgcaactgtttctttttctttcggcattgtttaaataaaatatgaataatgtgtacagtacctatacctcacattaaaacactaaaacaaGAAATTGAACGGACAAACGCATACGACTaatacgagtaaactcatcgtGTTGGTGGTACTGGGGTAACGG is part of the Acyrthosiphon pisum isolate AL4f unplaced genomic scaffold, pea_aphid_22Mar2018_4r6ur Scaffold_21096;HRSCAF=23014, whole genome shotgun sequence genome and harbors:
- the LOC115034791 gene encoding uncharacterized protein LOC115034791 → MPKEKETVAGRLQNFVEEFTSKCSNSNLRTHIKLIHPNDLDNFNNSAKKRSNNNLNQCSKQYKIEEVGKISVKKLTQAEFDAANLQLIVSTVSPFSFIEHPAFLRYCKITCNKVPVSRRTLMRNVQCIYKQMISQIINDLENIKYVCLTAGCWSIFHRSYIGFTVHWIDPLTLHRHSKGQRTCLQKNDW